Proteins encoded together in one Megalops cyprinoides isolate fMegCyp1 chromosome 20, fMegCyp1.pri, whole genome shotgun sequence window:
- the LOC118795284 gene encoding zinc finger protein 644-like gives MADLKQHAKEQKDVESVLDSADITQEPFRSRTSSLKKNASRPPSRLPTDGSEKPLNGAQPGLSAATDDTPAEALANGPSSHTVMDEYGVPNSSSVSRGDTSSEQPRKAPRSPSELKTGALKKVPRFVPMQVCANASPSKANDSEPEVLDGLSEENQEETPAGQIRGAKGIGSRRIWDFDTESSDSSSDDYESASDLNWDPQKEFMQFLWNDHDDPDLGKKLEAVHPSTSDRRRKRKMDMVVMTDPSEKVYTKRSPAGDESDFEESAPDTVSGNKVRSLRKKPKSQPSVDPCEKYPSETVEAIKQLILSAPAKKNQDGNICELDAGGKLKADASSDLGSEEEPSFFPCTKCNVNFKEKKHLHRHMMYHLDGHNQFRHVNVPRPFICRECGRSFRDRNSLLKHMIIHQERREKLMEEIKGLNELKDEGRGARLQCPQCVFGTNCPNTFVQHAKTHEKDKRYYCCEECSFMAVTEHELEGHLYSAHRVTRKPQYVALRRTERLQERGALAAKKGNASGPPSFPCKICPFSTPNRNVLRKHVELIHQQPYCEDSDSPPYEGANDYAAPVYDGHKLTGKSQKGDAHRLEVKPKFSLDKQPFRKRGELPFLFDDIADLIRKKKTTQKARKGFNSSLSKLGLGNSASKLSPTLRKSEKRSRLSPQRAEKIDITTGLPYDEDGYEEDDQGYGSTFSGNLKKPNSLSSCYKQTTPKTEKSNSTYYPGCDSDNGQGESEETESKRLVVAQPVKGKSPSKRKMSTPFHNTMDKAAHLVLPKCEQTPKKLDSSEDTEEAGFEDAYDFTDYTSEATSNFLDSSENEQNPYARNYFIRRQRFPAKDGWDPAGDLSEKECDPENGGEGIQKFVVKEECIETEVCGEAQESAVAANKGDSFSDLDAPPFVTDRKSCPYCPAQFESGVGLSNHVRGHLHRVGLSYNARHVVSPEQVASQDRRPRIRRKLTAIRRMKKAHKPESQTEHTCPLCGGWFDTKTGLSNHVRGHLKRIGKTISSTSKSPLCILNEMMQDEEEYRNILQVLNKKQFLSRPFVSQKFACSDGLFLSPAGVPVKVQHLGQEGKAWGPAGGSSPEDEGLDKKRADAKPGVRGPHSSTLIELLKKKKLDEEMEMKKRSQTARKYLAAGPPKERGVATQQLRAEPGSWTPEKHELNKKVCVHCNTTFPSAVSLSNHLRAYARRKRAAMLEGTTYDCKQKKQRSRPGPKKKMFSLPHVTDEIYRLTCRFCDLVFQGPLSVQEDWIKHLQRHIMNTSVPRTGAGMVEVTSLPKDPSPTPERHTPPLVSQVAS, from the exons ATGGCTGATCTGAAGCAGCACGCCAAGGAGCAGAAAGATGTGGAATCTGTGTTGGACAGCGCAGACATCACTCAGGAACCATTTAGGAGTCGCACGTCGTCCCTTAAGAAGAACGCTTCAAGACCGCCATCCCGGCTGCCCACCGACGGCTCCGAAAAGCCCCTCAACGGAGCCCAGCCTGGCCTGTCTGCCGCCACGGACGACACGCCAGCAGAAGCCCTCGCTAACGGGCCCAGTTCTCACACGGTCATGGACGAGTACGGCGTCCCGAACAGCAGCAGCGTTTCCCGGGGTGACACCTCATCGGAGCAACCGAGAAAGGCGCCGCGGTCACCCAGTGAGCTGAAGACGGGCGCTCTGAAAAAAGTGCCAAGGTTCGTCCCCATGCAGGTCTGTGCCAACGCGAGTCCGTCCAAAGCCAACGACAGCGAGCCGGAGGTCCTCGACGGGCTGTCAGAGGAGAATCAGGAGGAGACACCGGCCGGCCAGATCAGGGGCGCTAAGGGAATCGGCAGCCGGAGGATATGGGACTTCGACACGGAGTCCTCTGACAGCTCCTCGGACGACTACGAAAGCGCCAGCGACCTCAACTGGGACCCCCAGAAGGAGTTCATGCAGTTCCTGTGGAACGACCACGACGACCCTGACCTGGGGAAGAAGCTGGAGGCGGTGCATCCGTCCACCAGTGACAGACGGAGGAAGCGCAAAATGGACATGGTGGTGATGACGGACCCTTCCGAGAAAGTTTACACCAAAAGGTCGCCGGCGGGTGACGAGTCCGACTTCGAGGAGAGTGCACCGGACACCGTTTCCGGTAATAAGGTCCGTTCCCTCAGGAAAAAGCCCAAATCGCAACCCTCGGTGGATCCGTGCGAGAAGTACCCAAGCGAAACCGTGGAGGCCATCAAGCAGCTCATTCTCAGCgcaccagcaaaaaaaaatcaggacgGGAACATCTGCGAGCTGGACGCGGGTGGAAAGCTGAAGGCCGATGCGTCGTCAGACTTGGGCTCCGAAGAAGAGCCTTCGTTCTTCCCTTGCACAAAGTGTAACGTCAACTTCAAGGAGAAGAAGCACTTGCACAGACACATGATGTACCATTTAGACGGGCACAACCAGTTCCGCCACGTGAACGTGCCCCGGCCCTTCATATGCAGAGAGTGCGGGCGCTCCTTCCGCGACCGCAACTCCCTCCTGAAACACATGATCATCCACCAGGAGCGGCGGGAGAAGCTGATGGAGGAGATCAAGGGCCTGAACGAGCTGAAGGACGAGGGCCGCGGCGCGCGGCTGCAGTGCCCCCAGTGCGTCTTTGGCACCAACTGCCCCAACACCTTCGTGCAGCACGCCAAAACGCACGAGAAGGACAAGCGCTACTACTGCTGCGAGGAGTGCAGCTTCATGGCGGTGACGGAGCACGAGCTGGAGGGCCACCTGTACAGCGCCCACCGTGTCACGCGCAAGCCGCAGTACGTGGCGCTGCGCAGGACCGAGCGGCTGCAGGAGCGGGGCGCGCTGGCCGCCAAGAAGGGCAACGCGTCCGGCCCGCCGTCCTTCCCCTGCAAGATATGCCCCTTCAGCACGCCCAACAGGAACGTCCTGCGGAAGCACGTGGAGCTGATCCACCAGCAGCCCTACTGCGAGGACAGCGACAGCCCGCCGTACGAGGGCGCCAACGACTATGCAGCGCCTGTGTACGACGGCCACAAGCTCACCGGCAAGTCCCAGAAGGGGGATGCACACAGGCTGGAGGTGAAGCCGAAGTTCAGCCTCGACAAGCAGCCCTTCAGGAAGAGGGGGGAGCTGCCCTTTCTGTTCGACGACATCGCAGACCTTATCAGGAAGAAGAAGACCACGCAGAAGGCCCGCAAAGGTTTCAACTCCTCGCTGTCGAAGCTGGGTTTGGGAAATTCGGCGAGCAAGCTGTCGCCAACATTACGGAAGAGCGAAAAACGGAGCAGGTTATCTCCTCAGCGGGCTGAAAAGATCGACATCACGACAGGTCTTCCTTACGACGAAGACGGCTATGAGGAAGATGACCAAGGTTACGGAAGCACATTTTCAGGAAACTTGAAAAAGCCAAactccctctccagctgctACAAGCAGACAACGCCCAAAACGGAAAAGTCCAACAGCACCTACTACCCGGGCTGTGACTCTGACAATGGCCAGGGGGAAtctgaagagacagagagcaagcgTTTGGTGGTGGCGCAGCCCGTTAAAGGAAAGTCCCcctcaaaaaggaaaatgtcGACCCCGTTTCACAACACTATGGACAAAGCAGCTCACCTGGTTTTACCAAAATGCGAGCAAACTCCAAAGAAGCTGGATTCGTCCGAGGACACAGAGGAGGCGGGCTTCGAGGATGCGTACGACTTCACCGACTACACCAGCGAGGCCACGTCCAACTTCCTGGACAGCAGCGAAAACGAACAAAACCCCTACGCCCGGAACTACTTCATCCGCAGGCAGAGGTTTCCAGCCAAAGACGGCTGGGACCCCGCCGGGGACCTCTCCGAGAAGGAGTGCGACCCAGAGAACGGCGGCGAGGGCATACAGAAGTTTGTGGTGAAGGAGGAGTGCATCGAGACGGAGGTGTGCGGAGAGGCGCAGGAGTCCGCCGTGGCCGCCAATAAGGGCGACTCCTTCTCGGACTTGGACGCCCCGCCCTTTGTGACAGATCGCAAATCCTGCCCCTACTGCCCTGCCCAGTTTGAGTCGGGGGTGGGCTTATCCAATCACGTGCGCGGGCACCTGCACAGGGTGGGGCTGAGCTACAACGCCCGCCACGTGGTGTCACCGGAGCAGGTGGCTTCACAGGACAGGAGGCCACGCATTCGGCGAAAGCTGACCGCCATACGCCGCATGAAAAAAG CGCACAAACCGGAGTCTCAGACGGAGCACACCTGTCCCCTGTGCGGGGGGTGGTTCGACACCAAGACGGGGCTGTCCAATCACGTGCGGGGCCACCTGAAGCGCATCGGCAAGACCATCTCCAGCACGAGCAAGTCGCCGCTCTGCATCCTCAACGAGATGATGCAGGACGAGGAGGAGTACCGCAACATCCTGCAGGTGCTCAACAAGAAGCAGTTCCTGTCCCGGCCCTTCGTCTCGCAGAAGTTCGCCTGCAGCGAcggcctcttcctctcccccgcGGGGGTCCCGGTGAAGGTGCAGCACCTCGGCCAGGAGGGCAAGGCCTGGGGGCCGGCGGGGGGGTCCTCCCCAGAGGACGAGGGTCTGGACAAGAAGCGTGCGGACGCCAAACCGGGGGTCAGAGGCCCCCACTCCAGCACCCTGATCGAGctgctgaagaagaagaagctggaCGAGGAGATGGAGATGAAGAAGCGGTCGCAGACGGCCAGGAAGTATCTCGCCGCCGGCCCTCCCAAAGAGCGGGGCGTTGCCACGCAACAGCTCAGGGCGGAGCCCGGCAGCTGGACCCCAG agaaacaTGAGCTGAATAAAAAGGTGTGCGTACACTGCAACACAACTTTCCCCAGCGCTGTCAGCCTGTCCAATCACCTGCGGGCCTACGCACGACGCAAGAGGGCCGCCATGCTGGAGGGAACAA cgTACGACTGTAAACAGAAGAAGCAGAGATCAAGGCCTGGGCCGAAGAAGAAGATGTTCTCGTTGCCACACGTAACTGATGAGATCTACCGGCTCACCTGCAG gTTCTGCGACCTCGTCTTCCAGGGTCCTCTCTCAGTCCAGGAGGACTGGATCAAGCACTTACAGAGGCACATCATGAACACTAGTGTCCCGCGCACGGGGGCGGGCATGGTGGAGGTGACGTCCCTGCCCAAAGACCCCTCCCCGACGCCCGAGCGCCACACCCCTCCACTAGTGTCACAGGTGGCCTCCTGA